In Mongoliitalea daihaiensis, one DNA window encodes the following:
- a CDS encoding tetratricopeptide repeat protein: protein MKKSQLIAIVIGVVAIGLLFSLPRVIVNNDEGESAISEAGNTVPSAAEDLHSAPIAPEAQEALQRISEQLSREENLEKFAAFTDTLASLYTQAGKFDSAAYFLDIAAERIQTLERFEKAGVAYYEAYTFALNEEKVAMLAEKTRFYLNKVLEANPARSDLKTRVAMTYVSSSNPMQGITMLREILDADPTNEDALFNMGILSMQSGQYRRAAERFEELVKHHPANIQGQFYLGVSYFESKQTNKAKKQFQDVKNMSSDPMILASVESYLERL from the coding sequence ATGAAAAAGTCACAACTCATTGCCATTGTTATTGGAGTAGTAGCTATAGGTTTGTTGTTTTCCTTACCTAGGGTAATTGTCAATAATGATGAGGGTGAGTCGGCTATTTCAGAAGCAGGGAATACAGTTCCTTCCGCTGCTGAAGATTTACACAGTGCACCTATTGCCCCTGAGGCCCAAGAAGCACTGCAACGAATTTCTGAACAGCTAAGTAGGGAAGAAAATTTAGAGAAGTTTGCAGCTTTTACTGACACACTAGCCTCTTTGTATACGCAAGCTGGAAAGTTTGATTCTGCTGCCTATTTCTTGGACATTGCTGCCGAAAGAATTCAGACATTAGAGCGTTTTGAAAAAGCTGGTGTAGCGTATTACGAAGCGTATACTTTTGCTTTGAATGAGGAAAAAGTGGCGATGTTGGCAGAGAAAACCCGCTTTTACCTGAACAAGGTATTGGAGGCAAATCCTGCTCGATCTGATTTGAAGACCCGCGTGGCTATGACGTATGTTTCTTCCTCCAATCCAATGCAGGGTATTACCATGCTTCGGGAAATTTTGGATGCAGATCCTACCAATGAAGATGCCCTATTTAATATGGGGATTTTATCTATGCAGTCAGGTCAGTACAGAAGAGCTGCCGAACGATTTGAAGAATTGGTGAAACACCACCCTGCGAATATTCAAGGTCAGTTTTACTTAGGTGTAAGCTATTTTGAATCCAAGCAAACAAATAAAGCAAAAAAGCAATTTCAAGATGTGAAAAACATGAGCTCAGATCCGATGATTTTAGCAAGTGTTGAAAGCTACTTGGAAAGACTATAA
- a CDS encoding HU family DNA-binding protein — protein sequence MVNSWLSLFDNNLNSTTVTKAEVITKISEKTGIQKDDVTQTVEAFFKVVKDSMAEGENIYVRGFGSFINKKRAKKIARNISKNTAIVIDEHYVPAFKPSKVFIEKIKNSKKIKELAPQD from the coding sequence TTGGTTAATAGCTGGTTAAGCTTATTCGATAATAATTTAAATTCAACAACAGTGACTAAAGCAGAAGTAATCACCAAGATTTCGGAGAAGACTGGAATCCAGAAAGACGATGTAACTCAGACAGTTGAGGCGTTCTTTAAAGTGGTAAAAGATTCCATGGCAGAAGGAGAAAATATTTACGTGAGAGGATTCGGTAGCTTCATTAATAAGAAGAGAGCGAAGAAGATTGCACGTAATATTTCTAAGAACACTGCGATTGTAATCGATGAGCACTATGTGCCAGCATTCAAGCCATCCAAAGTGTTTATTGAGAAAATCAAGAACAGTAAAAAAATTAAAGAATTAGCTCCGCAGGACTAA
- the mutY gene encoding A/G-specific adenine glycosylase, whose translation MFNNNFTLNVHNTLNNNAFAHNILQWFEANKRDLPWRNTKNPYIIWLSEIILQQTRVAQGLPYFKKFLENYPTVQNLAAAPSEDVMRLWQGLGYYSRARNLHFCAQQVVNDYAGNFPSTYQELLKLKGIGSYTAAAIASFAFDEAVAVVDGNVFRVLSRYFGIATDIASHAGKKEFETLANTVLPPQEAADYNQAIMEFGALHCSPQKPNCEECPLKSSCVAFTNGLVQELPVKINKVKVKERFFQYFHMTCGDQVLIRQRGAKDIWEGLFEFPLIEMDSVNALKDINQQIFNGLEVIPTQIVHQSSQVFKHILSHQRIFANFVRFEFDEVHAPELQAWAHVHDWQLVSSEAFEKLGKSRLILRYLNDEE comes from the coding sequence TTGTTTAACAATAACTTCACACTTAACGTTCATAATACCTTGAATAATAATGCCTTTGCACATAATATTCTCCAATGGTTTGAAGCCAATAAGCGGGATTTACCATGGAGAAACACCAAAAATCCGTACATCATTTGGTTATCAGAGATAATTTTACAGCAAACCCGCGTCGCCCAAGGCTTGCCATATTTTAAAAAATTTTTAGAAAATTATCCTACTGTACAAAATTTGGCAGCTGCACCCAGCGAGGATGTTATGCGCCTATGGCAAGGACTCGGTTACTATTCGCGGGCACGAAACCTTCATTTTTGTGCGCAACAAGTAGTGAACGACTACGCGGGAAATTTCCCTTCTACCTATCAAGAACTCTTAAAGCTCAAAGGCATTGGAAGCTATACAGCTGCAGCCATAGCTTCCTTCGCCTTCGACGAAGCAGTGGCTGTGGTGGACGGAAATGTATTTAGAGTTCTCTCCCGGTACTTTGGGATAGCTACAGATATCGCAAGCCATGCTGGAAAGAAAGAATTTGAAACACTCGCCAATACTGTGTTACCTCCACAAGAGGCGGCAGACTACAATCAAGCAATCATGGAATTTGGCGCATTGCATTGCAGTCCACAAAAGCCCAATTGCGAAGAGTGTCCTTTAAAAAGCTCCTGTGTCGCCTTTACCAATGGGCTAGTTCAAGAACTTCCAGTGAAAATCAATAAAGTAAAGGTTAAGGAACGGTTTTTTCAATATTTCCATATGACGTGCGGAGATCAGGTGCTTATCCGACAGCGAGGAGCCAAGGACATTTGGGAAGGGCTATTCGAATTTCCCTTGATAGAGATGGACTCAGTAAACGCATTAAAAGATATCAATCAGCAAATTTTCAATGGATTAGAAGTTATCCCGACACAAATTGTCCATCAATCTTCGCAAGTATTCAAACATATTCTGTCACATCAAAGAATTTTTGCCAACTTTGTGCGGTTCGAATTTGATGAAGTACATGCTCCTGAATTGCAAGCTTGGGCACACGTACACGATTGGCAACTGGTATCAAGCGAGGCTTTCGAAAAACTAGGAAAATCACGGTTGATTTTGAGGTATTTGAACGATGAAGAATAA
- a CDS encoding single-stranded DNA-binding protein, with product MAGVNKVILVGNLGSDPEVKHLEGDKVVANVSLATTESYKDRSGNRVDNTEWHDLELWDGLAKIAESYLKKGSKIYVEGKIKTDSWQDEQGNNRKKVRIRVLNMTMLDSRQDGGGTPAQSGGYQQNQPSQARPMQPAPTAPEPLQEDDDLPF from the coding sequence ATGGCAGGAGTAAATAAAGTTATTTTAGTCGGAAATTTAGGTTCTGATCCTGAAGTAAAACATTTAGAAGGTGACAAAGTCGTCGCTAATGTTAGCTTGGCCACTACCGAAAGTTACAAAGATCGCAGTGGCAATAGAGTTGATAATACGGAGTGGCATGATTTGGAACTTTGGGATGGTTTGGCAAAAATCGCTGAATCATATTTAAAAAAAGGAAGTAAAATCTACGTTGAAGGTAAAATCAAAACAGATTCATGGCAAGATGAGCAAGGGAATAATCGAAAAAAGGTTCGCATCCGTGTACTCAATATGACCATGCTGGATTCTAGGCAAGATGGCGGAGGAACCCCTGCCCAATCAGGCGGCTACCAGCAAAACCAGCCTTCTCAAGCAAGGCCTATGCAGCCTGCCCCAACGGCTCCAGAACCTTTGCAAGAAGACGATGATTTACCTTTCTAA
- the gldE gene encoding gliding motility-associated protein GldE, producing MDDPYPSLLLLVETSQVSTNYLLVNIVIFVLLLIASGLVSGSEVAYFSLDTDDLEEINKQQKPQSILVKQLVESPKRLLSTILILNNLINIALVTLTTFVVWDIFGTDAKGIMILLIQTIGVTFSIVFFGEIVPKVYATKAKIEFSLLMAPYLSVANKVLKPLSFILMSFSKIIERRIEKKGYALSVDELNQALELTSEDSSEKEKDILKGIVNFGTLTVKQVMHSRMEITAVEVDTDFHELMDKINKSGYSRIPVYRETIDNIEGILYIKDLLPFIEKDEFFEWQKLARKIFFVPENKKVDSLLKDFQKKRVHMAIVVDEYGGTSGLVTLEDLIEEIIGEINDEFDDPEDFYFKEIDSNTYIFEGKVSLNDFCKKLDLDQSMFDEVKGESESLGGLLLELNANLPKNGSKIQFAHFEFTIIAVDAKRIKKVKVSILDNYPDKLGDYED from the coding sequence ATGGACGACCCATACCCGAGTCTTTTGTTGTTGGTTGAAACCTCTCAGGTTTCGACCAACTACTTGTTAGTTAATATAGTTATTTTTGTCCTGTTATTAATAGCTTCTGGCTTGGTATCAGGTTCTGAGGTCGCTTATTTTTCGTTGGATACCGATGACTTGGAAGAGATCAACAAGCAGCAAAAGCCACAATCTATCTTGGTCAAGCAACTAGTAGAGTCTCCCAAGCGCTTGTTAAGCACTATTTTAATATTGAATAATCTCATCAATATTGCATTGGTAACTTTAACCACATTTGTGGTATGGGATATCTTTGGTACAGATGCCAAAGGAATAATGATTCTCCTGATCCAGACCATCGGTGTCACCTTCTCTATCGTATTCTTTGGGGAAATTGTACCAAAAGTCTATGCGACCAAAGCAAAAATTGAATTCTCCTTGTTAATGGCCCCTTATTTAAGTGTTGCTAACAAAGTATTGAAACCACTTTCATTTATTTTGATGTCCTTCAGCAAAATCATTGAGCGGAGAATCGAGAAAAAAGGCTATGCATTGTCTGTGGATGAGTTGAATCAAGCATTGGAACTTACTAGTGAAGATAGCAGCGAAAAAGAGAAAGATATTCTAAAAGGAATCGTGAATTTTGGGACCCTAACTGTCAAGCAAGTGATGCATTCACGGATGGAAATCACAGCAGTAGAAGTTGATACAGATTTCCACGAACTCATGGATAAGATTAATAAGTCGGGCTACTCAAGGATTCCTGTATACAGAGAAACGATAGATAATATAGAAGGTATTCTTTACATTAAAGACTTATTGCCGTTTATTGAAAAGGACGAATTTTTTGAATGGCAAAAATTAGCACGCAAAATTTTCTTTGTACCAGAAAACAAAAAAGTTGACTCATTGCTCAAGGATTTTCAAAAGAAGCGCGTGCATATGGCTATTGTAGTGGACGAATACGGGGGCACTTCCGGATTAGTCACCTTAGAAGACTTAATCGAAGAAATCATCGGGGAAATAAACGATGAATTTGATGACCCTGAAGATTTTTACTTTAAAGAAATCGATAGCAACACGTATATTTTTGAAGGAAAAGTTTCCCTCAATGATTTTTGCAAAAAACTAGATTTGGATCAAAGCATGTTCGATGAAGTGAAAGGAGAAAGCGAATCCTTGGGAGGCTTATTGCTAGAGTTAAACGCCAATCTCCCCAAAAACGGTTCTAAAATTCAGTTTGCACATTTTGAATTTACCATCATCGCCGTGGATGCCAAGCGCATCAAAAAAGTAAAAGTCTCTATATTGGATAATTACCCGGATAAGCTTGGGGATTACGAAGATTGA
- the gltB gene encoding glutamate synthase large subunit: MNKGLYDEAFEHDACGIGAVVNVKGEASHETISDALFMLSNMEHRGGRGSDPKTGDGAGILIQIPHNFLKEICIRGGIELPQKGSYGVGMTFFPKNKQLYKKSKAQLNEIIEELGFRLLGYRAVPVDETVPGSGALDVMPNIEMVFVTHKTGIQDIDLERKLYVLRNYATKTINSSIPGVNSSFYFASFSAETLIYKGQLRTDQVLPFYKDLQNKNISSALAVVHSRFSTNTFPNWRLAQPFRYLSHNGEINTIRGNLNKMKSKETLMRSVHFSDEELSKLMPITNKHNSDSANLDAMVELLTLSGRPLPHVMMMLVPEAWQDNQLMDKERKAFYKFHAALVEPWDGPAALLFTDGKSLGATLDRNGLRPLRYFITKDDRLILSSEAGALPIREASIVQKGRISPGKMLLADLVNGKILFDDEIKKSICEDKPYEKWVNEERLKLRLMPDPKKLEHPYSTEAIKQRQTIFGYTSEEIKVVLSPMGDTAYEAIGSMGADTPLAVLSKQSQHISNYFKQLFAQVSNPPIDPIRERLVMSLFTRIGESHNILAESPRHTRQIHISQPVLLNEDLEKLKHLEEHGYRAVTLTAHFEADHQPGSLLAALNQLCKEAEGAIYAGKNIIIISDRNSTPEKAPIPSLLAIGAVHHHLVKKKLRTRAGLVLESADIRETHHFATAIGYGASAINPYLALETLADLNERGLLSKSLDQRQLFKNYQDALGKGLLKVLSKMGISTLQSYQGAQIFEAIGLGPEVIDRCFKGTISRISGISFDELAEEVLIRHHAAYETQSPVLETGGIYQWKRRGEKHLFNPETIHLLQKSTRLGDYDLYKKFAQKINEQTKDALTLRGLFEFKKRISIPIEEVEPEEQILRRFATGAMSFGSISHEAHATLAIAMNRIGAKSNSGEGGEDEIRFKRKENGDWERSAIKQVASGRFGVTSNYLTNAEELQIKMAQGAKPGEGGQLPGHKVDDWIGRVRHSTPGVGLISPPPHHDIYSIEDLAQLIYDLKNANRRARINVKLVSQAGVGTVAAGVAKAQADVILISGADGGTGASPLSSIRHAGLPWELGLSEAHQTLVKNNLRSRVVLQTDGQLRTGKDIAIATLLGAEEWGISTGALVVEGCIMMRKCHMNTCPVGIATQDPELRKLFTGDPDHVVNYFKFLVQDLREIMASLGFRTIDEMVGQSDVLKTGHMDHWKWDKLDLSPIFHKVEVPDHVGIHKQIDQEFELKEILDRKLLEAAIPALEQANAVQGNFKIKNTDRTVGAMLSNEISKIYGSPGLPEDTIHFQFTGSAGQTFGGFLTKGVTFELEGESNDYFGKGLSGGKLIIYPSRNASFVPHENIIIGNVAFYGATSGEAYINGKGGERFCVRNSGVQTVVEGIGDHGCEYMTGGLVINLGEIGRNFAAGMSGGIAYILKEYDYLINTEMVDLDPLNEDDFVTIKTKLQAQLELTGSTLAGEYLENWSTYKEKFIKVIPRDYKEVLRKKAIENTSTLV, from the coding sequence ATGAATAAAGGATTATACGATGAAGCATTTGAGCATGACGCCTGCGGCATAGGTGCAGTTGTCAACGTGAAGGGGGAAGCATCACACGAGACAATCAGCGATGCATTATTTATGCTCAGCAACATGGAACACCGAGGTGGTCGTGGCAGCGACCCCAAGACGGGAGATGGAGCGGGCATTCTTATACAAATCCCACATAACTTCCTAAAAGAAATCTGTATCAGAGGAGGTATTGAGCTTCCTCAAAAAGGGAGTTATGGCGTTGGAATGACTTTTTTCCCAAAAAACAAGCAGCTCTACAAAAAGTCTAAGGCACAACTCAATGAAATTATTGAAGAATTGGGATTTAGGCTATTGGGATACCGTGCCGTGCCAGTAGATGAAACAGTACCGGGCTCAGGCGCATTGGATGTAATGCCCAACATTGAGATGGTATTTGTGACCCATAAGACGGGAATCCAAGACATAGACTTGGAAAGAAAACTCTACGTACTGAGGAATTATGCTACGAAAACCATCAATTCAAGTATCCCTGGTGTAAACTCATCTTTTTATTTTGCAAGTTTCAGTGCTGAAACACTTATATATAAGGGACAACTGCGAACAGACCAAGTTCTTCCGTTTTATAAAGACCTTCAAAATAAAAATATCAGTTCAGCTTTAGCGGTAGTTCACTCTAGATTTTCTACCAACACATTTCCTAATTGGAGACTGGCACAGCCTTTCCGCTACCTCTCCCACAATGGGGAGATTAATACCATTCGGGGAAACCTCAATAAAATGAAGTCTAAAGAAACGCTCATGCGCTCTGTACACTTCTCTGACGAGGAACTTTCCAAATTAATGCCTATTACCAATAAGCATAATTCCGATTCAGCCAATCTAGATGCCATGGTGGAATTGTTGACACTGAGTGGTCGACCGCTCCCTCACGTGATGATGATGTTAGTCCCAGAGGCTTGGCAGGATAATCAGCTCATGGATAAAGAAAGAAAAGCTTTTTATAAATTTCATGCAGCTTTGGTGGAGCCTTGGGATGGTCCAGCGGCATTACTTTTTACAGATGGGAAATCCCTCGGGGCAACATTGGATAGAAATGGCTTGCGACCATTGCGGTACTTTATCACAAAAGATGACCGATTGATACTTTCTTCTGAAGCAGGAGCTTTACCTATACGAGAAGCTAGTATTGTGCAGAAAGGAAGAATCAGTCCAGGGAAAATGCTCTTAGCCGATTTGGTTAATGGGAAAATCCTGTTTGATGATGAAATCAAGAAAAGCATTTGCGAAGATAAGCCTTACGAAAAATGGGTAAATGAAGAGCGCTTAAAGTTGCGTTTGATGCCGGATCCAAAAAAACTGGAACACCCATACTCTACAGAGGCAATCAAACAGCGACAGACCATATTTGGATATACATCGGAGGAAATCAAGGTGGTCTTGTCGCCCATGGGCGATACTGCCTACGAGGCCATTGGCTCCATGGGAGCTGACACTCCTTTGGCTGTCTTATCCAAGCAAAGTCAGCATATTTCCAATTACTTCAAGCAATTGTTTGCACAGGTAAGTAATCCACCCATTGATCCAATTCGGGAGCGTCTGGTGATGTCTTTATTCACCAGAATTGGAGAGAGTCATAATATTTTGGCTGAAAGCCCACGTCATACCCGTCAGATTCACATTTCTCAGCCAGTATTACTCAACGAAGACCTCGAGAAACTCAAGCACTTGGAAGAGCATGGGTACAGAGCAGTGACACTCACCGCGCATTTTGAAGCGGATCATCAACCTGGGAGTTTACTTGCCGCGTTAAACCAATTATGCAAAGAAGCTGAAGGGGCAATCTATGCAGGTAAAAATATCATCATTATTTCTGATCGAAACTCTACCCCAGAAAAAGCCCCCATTCCATCTTTACTCGCCATCGGTGCAGTACACCATCACTTGGTAAAAAAGAAACTTCGAACGCGTGCAGGTTTAGTATTGGAGTCAGCAGATATTCGGGAAACACACCATTTTGCCACTGCAATAGGGTATGGCGCTTCAGCAATCAATCCCTATCTAGCCTTAGAAACATTAGCCGATCTTAATGAACGGGGATTGCTTTCTAAATCTTTGGATCAAAGACAGCTCTTTAAAAACTATCAGGACGCTTTAGGCAAAGGATTACTGAAGGTCTTATCCAAAATGGGCATCAGCACCTTACAATCCTACCAAGGCGCTCAGATATTCGAGGCTATTGGTTTAGGGCCCGAAGTCATCGATCGATGCTTCAAAGGTACCATCAGCAGAATATCTGGGATTTCCTTTGATGAACTGGCAGAAGAGGTTCTGATTCGTCACCATGCGGCCTATGAAACACAAAGCCCAGTCCTGGAAACAGGGGGGATTTATCAGTGGAAACGAAGGGGTGAAAAACACTTATTCAACCCAGAGACCATACATCTGCTCCAAAAGTCAACCCGCTTGGGAGATTACGATTTGTATAAAAAGTTTGCTCAAAAAATCAATGAGCAGACAAAAGACGCCTTAACCTTACGAGGACTGTTTGAATTCAAAAAGAGAATTTCGATTCCAATCGAGGAAGTTGAACCGGAAGAACAAATCCTGAGAAGGTTTGCTACGGGCGCTATGTCATTCGGCTCAATTTCCCATGAGGCACATGCTACCTTAGCCATTGCCATGAATAGAATCGGCGCAAAATCCAATAGTGGAGAAGGAGGCGAAGATGAAATCCGGTTCAAACGAAAAGAAAATGGAGATTGGGAACGATCTGCAATCAAACAAGTGGCATCGGGGAGATTTGGAGTAACCTCCAATTATCTGACCAACGCCGAGGAATTGCAAATCAAAATGGCTCAAGGAGCAAAACCTGGAGAAGGTGGACAGCTACCCGGCCACAAAGTAGATGATTGGATTGGACGAGTGCGGCATTCGACGCCTGGGGTTGGATTGATTTCTCCACCACCTCACCATGATATTTACTCGATTGAGGATTTGGCTCAATTGATTTATGATTTAAAAAATGCCAACCGCAGAGCACGTATCAATGTAAAATTGGTATCTCAAGCTGGAGTGGGTACTGTGGCTGCCGGGGTTGCTAAAGCACAAGCCGACGTCATCCTAATTTCAGGAGCTGATGGAGGTACAGGTGCATCGCCCTTAAGCTCCATCCGACATGCAGGCTTGCCTTGGGAACTTGGCTTGTCAGAAGCACATCAAACATTGGTCAAAAATAATCTTCGCAGTAGAGTTGTTTTACAGACAGATGGACAACTACGCACTGGTAAAGATATTGCCATCGCCACATTGCTAGGGGCAGAGGAGTGGGGAATTTCCACTGGTGCACTTGTAGTAGAAGGATGCATTATGATGAGAAAATGCCATATGAATACCTGCCCTGTAGGAATTGCCACCCAAGACCCTGAATTACGCAAACTATTTACGGGTGATCCAGATCATGTGGTCAACTACTTCAAATTCTTGGTTCAAGACCTCCGTGAAATTATGGCTTCCCTTGGGTTCCGCACCATTGATGAAATGGTGGGCCAATCGGATGTTTTGAAAACGGGGCATATGGATCATTGGAAATGGGATAAATTAGACTTATCTCCAATATTCCATAAAGTGGAAGTTCCCGATCATGTGGGAATCCATAAGCAAATTGACCAAGAGTTTGAGTTGAAAGAAATCTTAGATAGGAAGCTGTTGGAAGCTGCAATACCTGCTTTGGAACAAGCCAATGCAGTCCAAGGGAATTTTAAAATCAAAAACACAGATCGTACCGTTGGGGCCATGCTCTCTAACGAGATTTCTAAAATCTATGGCAGTCCTGGCCTACCCGAAGACACCATTCACTTTCAGTTTACAGGCTCAGCTGGACAGACGTTTGGCGGGTTCCTGACCAAAGGAGTCACCTTTGAACTGGAAGGAGAGTCTAATGATTACTTTGGGAAGGGTTTATCTGGAGGCAAACTCATCATTTATCCAAGCCGAAATGCTTCTTTCGTTCCGCATGAAAATATCATCATCGGAAATGTGGCCTTCTACGGCGCTACTTCGGGCGAAGCTTACATCAATGGCAAAGGAGGAGAGCGCTTCTGTGTACGAAATTCAGGTGTTCAAACTGTGGTCGAAGGTATCGGAGATCATGGATGCGAATACATGACGGGAGGACTGGTGATCAATCTCGGTGAAATCGGGAGAAACTTTGCTGCTGGTATGAGCGGGGGTATAGCCTATATTCTTAAGGAATATGATTACCTGATTAATACCGAAATGGTAGACCTTGATCCTCTCAATGAAGATGACTTTGTAACCATCAAAACAAAACTTCAAGCCCAGCTGGAACTAACAGGGTCTACCTTGGCAGGGGAGTATTTAGAAAATTGGTCTACTTACAAAGAGAAATTCATCAAAGTAATCCCAAGAGATTACAAAGAGGTATTGAGAAAAAAAGCAATTGAAAACACTTCAACATTGGTATAA
- a CDS encoding glutamate synthase subunit beta produces MGAKDGFMKFGRELPQTRPPQERVNDYKEIYEDFEKDKLTKQAARCMDCGVPFCHQGCPLGNIIPEFNDAVYRNEWEEAYFILKSTNNFPEFTGRICPAPCESSCVLGINKDPVAIELIEKSIVEKAYEMDLVKANPPKSRTGKSVAVIGSGPAGLAAADQLNQAGHEVTVFEKDQKAGGLLRYGIPDFKLEKWVIDRRIQLMEAEGVIFSNGTEVGFNIKAENILRNFDAVVISTGAQQPRSLNIKGSDFKGVHFAMDFLGKQNQVIAGELSENPINAKDKQVLVIGGGDTGSDCIGTSNRHGAKSITQLELLPKPPQQRTILNPWPEWPMTLRTSSSHEEGADRVFSVLTKEFVGNQEGEVTGLVLVDIEWKEQHGRMQFVEVPGTERTIPCDLAFIAIGYTGPAANGLLGAFGVQQLENTLPKSKNYQSSNPKVFLAGDMRRGQSLVVWAISEGREAAVAVDEFLMGTSSLPKKDEGYYEVEEQFISEQKLV; encoded by the coding sequence ATGGGAGCAAAAGACGGATTTATGAAGTTTGGAAGGGAGTTGCCGCAAACGCGACCCCCACAAGAGCGCGTAAACGATTACAAGGAGATATACGAAGATTTTGAAAAAGATAAGTTAACAAAGCAGGCCGCAAGGTGCATGGACTGTGGGGTGCCCTTTTGTCATCAGGGTTGTCCTCTCGGAAATATTATTCCAGAGTTTAACGATGCCGTGTATAGGAATGAATGGGAAGAAGCCTATTTTATTTTGAAAAGCACAAATAATTTCCCAGAGTTCACAGGTAGGATATGTCCAGCACCTTGCGAGTCCTCTTGTGTCTTAGGAATCAACAAGGACCCTGTAGCCATTGAATTGATAGAAAAATCAATCGTGGAGAAGGCTTATGAGATGGATTTGGTCAAAGCAAATCCACCCAAAAGCCGCACAGGAAAATCGGTGGCAGTTATTGGTTCTGGACCAGCTGGACTAGCCGCAGCAGATCAGTTGAACCAAGCAGGACATGAGGTAACTGTGTTTGAAAAAGATCAAAAAGCAGGTGGACTGTTGCGATACGGGATTCCTGATTTCAAATTGGAGAAATGGGTGATCGACCGACGGATCCAATTGATGGAAGCGGAGGGCGTAATATTCAGTAATGGAACGGAGGTAGGCTTCAATATTAAGGCTGAAAATATTCTGAGAAACTTTGATGCAGTCGTAATTTCTACAGGAGCACAACAGCCAAGATCATTGAATATCAAAGGTTCAGACTTTAAAGGCGTACACTTTGCCATGGATTTCCTAGGCAAGCAAAACCAAGTCATTGCAGGTGAGCTATCTGAAAATCCAATCAATGCAAAAGATAAACAGGTACTGGTTATTGGCGGAGGGGATACAGGTTCGGATTGTATAGGAACTTCCAATAGACATGGGGCCAAAAGCATAACCCAACTAGAATTACTGCCAAAACCTCCACAACAACGGACTATTCTGAATCCATGGCCTGAGTGGCCGATGACCCTTCGAACCTCTAGTTCGCATGAAGAAGGAGCCGATCGGGTCTTTTCTGTACTAACAAAGGAATTTGTGGGTAACCAAGAGGGAGAAGTCACGGGCTTAGTACTGGTAGATATCGAATGGAAAGAGCAACATGGACGCATGCAATTTGTGGAAGTTCCAGGAACAGAACGTACCATCCCATGCGATTTAGCTTTTATTGCTATTGGGTATACTGGCCCTGCTGCCAATGGACTCTTAGGGGCATTTGGCGTACAGCAATTAGAAAACACTTTACCAAAATCCAAAAATTACCAAAGCAGCAATCCAAAAGTATTCTTAGCAGGAGATATGCGCAGAGGCCAGTCTCTGGTTGTTTGGGCGATTTCCGAAGGACGGGAAGCTGCTGTAGCTGTTGATGAATTTTTGATGGGCACCTCTTCCCTACCTAAAAAAGATGAGGGTTATTATGAGGTAGAAGAGCAATTTATAAGCGAACAAAAATTAGTTTAG
- a CDS encoding DUF4890 domain-containing protein, producing MNKLVLIAAMLLFSFAGYAQRGQGAAQTPEERAKRMTERLATSLELSAEQKEAIYAINLKHAGERQGQVEKRQQEREQQRKGMMEQRSTQQEEIEQLLTPDQQKKWEEMRAQNQGNRGEGPRMQNRRGGTEDGQYMRNRRGGPKEGDGKQRRGGKQGENKKDKPTRELNPIMN from the coding sequence ATGAACAAGCTAGTATTGATTGCCGCAATGTTACTATTTTCTTTTGCAGGATATGCACAAAGAGGTCAGGGAGCAGCTCAAACCCCAGAAGAAAGAGCCAAACGAATGACTGAACGCTTGGCGACATCGCTGGAGCTTTCAGCTGAACAAAAGGAAGCCATTTATGCCATTAATTTGAAGCATGCTGGCGAGCGACAAGGTCAAGTTGAGAAAAGACAGCAAGAGCGGGAGCAGCAAAGAAAAGGTATGATGGAACAACGATCTACCCAACAAGAAGAAATCGAGCAACTTTTAACTCCTGATCAGCAGAAAAAATGGGAAGAAATGAGAGCCCAAAATCAAGGAAATAGAGGAGAAGGTCCTCGCATGCAAAACCGCAGAGGAGGAACCGAGGATGGTCAATATATGAGAAACCGAAGAGGTGGGCCTAAAGAAGGTGATGGTAAGCAAAGAAGAGGAGGCAAGCAAGGAGAGAATAAAAAAGACAAGCCTACCCGAGAGTTGAATCCAATCATGAATTAG